The genomic region TTAGTAACTTTCTTAGGTGGAACTTGGGTTCCTGTTATGGGCAAAGCTGTAGCAGCAAGCTGAACATGGCTGCAGCAAaccatttcaaaatcaaaaacaacTCGACAAAAACATAACTAACAGTCAAACTCTAAAACCagaaattagaaagaaaagaaatgggtTATGGCAGCAATCAGAAGTGTATCCTCTTGGAAGTTGCAAGAACTGGACCAGGAGCAATGAACACAACAAAAAATCTAGTTTACACAAGCTAAAATAACCAGTCAGATATTCTCATCAATAACTAGAGCAATATAGACAGAGAAATGCTGCCTATAGAAAAGAACGCAACCCATGACGTCTATAAGAACTTCCTATAGGCATGGTCTGGAAACACAGGCTAAACCTTGAACCAGTAAAATGAAATAGATGTTAAGGTATAAGGGAAATCAATCAAAGAACAGGAGTTACAGGTTAGAGCAGAATTAACGATGTTAAATGTAGAATAAACCTAATGAGAGACTTATTTATACCCATAAGGTGAAATATGATTAGGataatgaaaaggaaaaatctatACTGCCTTGAAAATAACAATGGCAAtttctacatatatataaaactagtAAACAATGGATGGGCAAAACCTTGGCAAAGCACCAACTTTTGCAGCTTGTTTCAAGTTCTGCAGGCGATTCTTCTCTTGCTTCTCAACTCGTTTCTTCTTATCATCTTGTCTTTTTGCAAAAGGATCCACTCCGGGCTCTGCAAAAAGCAACAATCATGatcaacaaaatcaaattggTCCATTATGTCCAATACTTGTAAACTTATAAGGCCTATCACTTCAATATGTAGTACATTTATTACCTAAAAGGGCATTTACAATCGTTTATTCCCAAGGAATaatataacaattaaaaagtcAAATATAGATATTATTGGTTGATCTCCTATAAGGCAGCAATTCATTCATACTCACCATCAGTCATCTTGGCATCAATGATGGGTATGTCTTTATCATCATTAACACGATCATAACCATAGCGACGTTTCCATGTACCAGTTTGTTCATCCCATACAACTTTGTCCTTTTTATGTTTCTTTATACCTACAAGATATCTCAAAAGGGGACAAGCAAACAGAATGATCTTCAGAAAAGGGGAAATGAGGATAAActcaaaattctaaaatagCCATATAGACTTCAGATGATTGGTGAAATGGATTACCTTTCTTTTTAGCAAACTCCTCCCATTTTGTAGGCGGCTTAGGCTTTGGAAGCTGAAAATACAACCACACAAAGCATTTCAGGCTTCAGGCCACcttaaaaaatagattttataATGCAAATGAATAAGTAAATAGATAAAATTCAGATTCATTGGCTAGGAGATACTTATTCTTTAATTACAGTAGTACAAAAGAGAATAAGTAAATGGCTAGGCTTACATGCTTCTCCCTTGGAAGTCTTGTTGTTGGGGAAGGCAGCTTAACAAGCGGCCCATCTACATCTTCAGTCGAAGGTAAGTTAAAAAGACTATCTGCAACTGCTTGAACTAATTTGGTACCCTCCTCTAGACATGCCGTAACTAGCTCATCCCTAAGCATATTGGGCAGCAGACAGAAGATCAAGAAAGTAACACATAAGGATCAACTTCTTTACAAACCAAAGAATCAAATATACAAAGGGCAGTCTATGCTTTGAAAAAGGACTAAACAAACTTTGGGGGAAAAAATGGTATCCAAAGTATGTCCATTATAATTGATATCATAGCTCCGAATCTCCTTTGCACCagaaatttatcattttgttaatgaaaaataccctcaaagagaaaaggaacaaATACCCATATAACAGAAAAccccaaaaacaaaagaggaagatataaaaaagaaagaaagaacaaattaCTACTAAAACTACAATTACAAAGCACAAAAAGAGAGTAAACCTGGAAGTGGGGACGGAAGGGAAGCTGTGAAAAGGGTTAAAAGCCAAGAGATTTCCCAGGTCCACTTGAAAAGGCTTCTTGCTCTCCTCCATCTTGTTCTTCTGCTGTGCTGCAAACCGCTTGCTAAGCTTTGCGTCGTGGTTGGTTAAGCTTTCCAAAACCTAGGCAAAAACTCCCTGCTCTCTGTATCGTTTCAATATTGTCGTAGTACTAGACAAAATCTGTTGGTGTGGCCCAAAGAAAGTAGAATCCATGTCTTTTGGGTCTAGGCTCCGATTGGGAACCACTCAATTTGTTAGCCCAAACAAAGCccaactcttttttttttctttataaaaaaaactacaGTATCTAGAGAATAAATCTTAAGATTTTTTGGAATGGTAGTCCCCTGAATTTTAActttgtataaatatatatataatagctgGCTTATCCAATATAAATACTAGTACTAGTTTCTTTGGCCTGAatcccaaaaagaaaaatcagtttagttgtattaaagttgaaaaagatGTCAAAGAAATATATACATCCATTAACAAGGTCTTTACTtattagattttaaatttaaataaaagtaaaacatCTTGTGTTTTTATAACTACTTTTACTAAGATTTtcgataaatttaaatatcattggaataaaaataaaattatgaacgTTTTTCGtttgcaaaaaaaataataataaatgatcaAACATTACCTTAATTTGGGTAAATCACTTTAGGAACGTTAACCTCACGGAAATCACACTAATGTAGTCATAAATCATGAGCAAAATGATAAACTGAATGGTAATATGTTTCTTTCACAACATTATTTACAcaaatagaaatttaattgagcttataaaaaaattttaaattgatttttttattaagtattattaaattaacatTATCTACAGTAatagtaaattaaaataaaagcaagATCAGATTCTCATTGGACCACCATCCCATCAAAATGGTACAACATATATTTCCACATTTACCCCTACCATATTCCCCAAATACCAACCACAACCCTGTGTCACCCAATTTGTTTCACATACAAACGCAACCGACGACAATTCACAGAAACTCTCTCTTTCCCCCTTCTTCCCCGGTTCCCACCCTCCCCAAATCATGAAACCCTAATTTCCTACTAGTCAACCCAAATCAGCGCCTCTATTTCACTATCACTACATATGAACCCTAATTAGCTAATACCCTTTTCCCCTTTTCACCCCCTAGTTCTTCTAGGGTAAgatttttccttcaattttttcaccTTCGATTCGATCTTtgcctcttttctttttttttttttctcaaattcaaacatGGATGGCAACAAAGATGACGCCTTGAAATGCTTGAAAATCGGGAAAGAAGCGTTGGACGCTGGAGATCGTGCGCGTGCACTCAAATTCCTCAACAAAGCGCGTCGCCTGGACCCAACACTTCCTATCGACAATCTCTTATCAGCAGCAGCCGAAAAAGATTCCGACGACCGACCCGCCCCGGAATCTCCGGGGTCCACCAAAGATCCGTCCGGGGCTTCTCATTCTAAGCCGTCCGATCAACCGTCAATTCGCCAAAGGAATCCATCAACTGGGTCAGCTGCCTCCTCTTCTTCGTCGGCTTCTTACACCGAAGAGCAAATCACAATCGTGAAGcaaatcaagaaaaagaaggattattatgatattttggGGTTAGAGAAAACGTGTTCCGTTGAAGATGTTCGTAAAGCTTATCGGAAACTATCCTTAAAAGTTCATCCTGATAAGAACAAAGCTCCCGGGGCTGAGGAAGCGTTTAAGTTGGTTTCAAAAGCGTTTCAGTGCCTAAGCAATGAAGAAAGTAGGAAAAAATATGATCTTGTCGGATCGGATGAACCTGTTTATGAAAGGAGAGCTTCAGCATATCGTGGCGGAGGAGGCAACGGGTTTAATGGTTTTTATGATACTGATTTTGATGCTGATGAGATATTTAGGAACTTTTTCTTCGGTGGAATGCCTCCTGCAACCACGCAATTTCGAAGTTTCAATTTTGGGCCTGGGATGGGAGCTAGAATGGGGGATCATGGCTCTACCGGATTCAATATTCGGATGCTGATTCAGTTGTTACCGGTTCTGGTAATTCTTTTGTTGAACTTTTTACCGTCCTCTGAGCCTGTTTATTCACTGTCCAGGTCGTATCCTTATGAGTACAAGTTCATAACACAGAAGGGTGTGAATTATTATGTGAGGTCAACGAAATTTGAGCAAGATTATCCACTTAATAGTCCTGAGCGTATAAAGATCGAGGAGCGTGTTGAGAGAGATTATTATTCAGTTTTGGCCCAGAATTGTAGGTTTGAGCTGCAGCGGCAGCAGTGGGGGTTTATTCGTGAGACGCCACATTGTGATTTGTTGCAGAAGTTTCAGTCGGCAGCTTAATGGCTTCCATTAAGGTCTTTTCCGTGTTCctgtattttttttccttttaggCTAGTAGTATTCTTTTAGTTTTAAGGGTTTAAAGGATGTGTGGTTGTTTGCTTGTTTGGATATTAGTTTAAGTGCAACAATTGTGACCTTAGGCATGCATCGTCCATGGATATTGATTTAACTAAAGAATAATAAAGTGATTCTGATAGTGTCTATTTGCTATAAAAATGTAGATATTGAAGCATCTGGGTTTATATAGTTTGATACTTTGGTACTTAGTCATGCATATTGATATTGGTCTTCTAAAGTAACCTTATTGATAACAAGAGTATATGTTGTTAACTTTCATGATGGTAAAAATGTAAATGTGGTTCGGTTAGAGTTGAAGCAATTTCTGTTCTGTTTCTAAAATCTGCACAAGTTCTTTCAAACTTCCTTCTGCTGCACAGTGAAAATAGGGCATTCTTCTTTCTTAAGGCAGTTTTTTACAGCACTACATGCTACGTATGCTTTAGAATCATGTTTGTTGGTACTGGGGGTGAGTATTAGGACTTTTCCAACCATTGGAAATAATGCCTCatcttttcattttgttgCAAAGCTAGCCTTCTGTTTACCCTAGttaagaaaagggaaaagaagaagaaaaaggtagagaaaactaatacatataaaataaactaCTTACCCCAAGAACTTGAGTCAAGCTGACTGATTCGATCTCGGAACAAAAACAGCCTAAGACATACATTAAGCAGTAGGAAACATATTCACAGCTAATACCGACCTATCAATGAAACTCCTTATCTTGTGTGTCCCTAATCAAGCCTGCACCCTGctttatttttccttaaaagaACTCTTGATTGATGCTGCTCCATTCCGACCAAACTGCAATGAACAGATGATATATGAACCCAAGACTTATTACCTTGCTCTGATTTTTGACAAATTAAGGAAAGCTATGACTCTTTGTAATATCAGTACCTGGCATTCTTATAATCATTGGCACTAAGAGAGCTTCTCCTATGGATGTCAAACGAGCAGAAACTTTTATGTTAACAATACTTACATATAAGcctatgaaattttttttttttgaagggcCATATAAATTATGATTTAATGTACCACAGACAAATCAATTCTTATTTAACTGCATGGTTATCTATAGGACTCAAACTATGTTACTCAAACATGACAACAAGTTGGCCTTTTGCAaactttcaaatttgaaatatcaACAAgtgcatttttttatttgaaacgCATGGATTGTTACACTATCTACAAAGATGGAACTTAGCTGTTGTGGCTGCATGATCCTATGGTATGCTCCTGGAGCAATTTGTGTATGGACCTCCTCTGCTTTTGGCATATCTAATCTCTTGATTAGTTTTGTTTGACTTTAGAACTAGGCTGTTGTTTCATCATGCAACACCAATATGGCATTATTTGTCCATTGGTTGCAtactgatttttttatttcatttggtCCCATTAAATAAGAATCTTTACTGTCTTAGCCACAATGTTGAGCATCATTGcttctcaaaagaaaaaaaattttgagtgtCATTAGTTACCTAGTTGATACCCATCCAGTGTCAATTTCTGGAGTAGGTGAGGTAGAATTATTCTTTTTGGGTTAGCCTAATGAAGGATGCGGATATCATCCGCAAGAGGGCAGATATATGTATAACATATTTATCAATCATCTGGAGATAAGATCAATACCTGTTGTCAATGCATGCACTGGTGTGCATGTTTGATGCTAATGAAAGTGGTGACAGGGATAACTTTTCCTTCATCTTAATATTAGCTAACAATGTACATTTGCGATGCAGGTGGGACACTAAACTAAAAGGACCACACTTTTCACCTTTCACTCTCTGCTTGTTGTGCTACTCAAAGACCGGCAACTGCACTGTGTATTGGATAATACTCATGGcaaaatctttttcaattttatagtTAAGGTTCATTGATCCTGTATCTAGAGTTCTCAGGCTTGCTAGTACAGCATTAAGACCACATACTAAATTTTTCGGGGTATTGTTTAACGTGAGATGCTATATACCGAGAGTGATGTATGTCCAGAGTATTGTCTGGACTGTTATAGGATACGCACCAAGCATTTTGATGTTAATGAAGTTATTTCCCCTatccaaaaaattaaagaaaggtAAATGCAGTCTTTGTTTTGAAAAGTTAGCATATCTTAAGGTCATCTatcttcaaattttgtatTCTACCATTAAATGTTAATCTTGGTTGTAGCCGTGCCTTGATGAGAACGAGCATTGGATTGTATCCAGTAGCATTTGTAGTTTCTGATATTCTGTTAGCACAAAGTTTTCAGAGGTTTGGTGAATGCTGTCATGATGTTTCAAGCGAGTCGAGGGTCTCTATAATTCCCCCTCGCTCCTAGCAAATGCTGGGCATGTATGATAATATGCAATCGAAAGACATCCTAATCCTATTATGACGGCAACATCAGGCTAGAAAAGGACATCCTAATCCTTTTATGACGGCAACATCAGGCTAGAAAAGTTTGTGGTGGATGTAGGCCTCGTGTGTCATGACCAGGGATATCAATGGCATCATGGTTAGAGTTTGTGAAACCCACAGCAAACTCTGTTTTAATCATAGACCACATTTGGCCAACAAAGAATCCACTTACACATTGTGAGAGAAGAGAAATGGATGTTGAAGTTCCTGTTATGTATTAACCAACCCTTACAAGAATAGGCTTTTCAGTCAAGCAGTAGAGGAATCCACGAGGGGTTCAGAGTTGGATTCATTTGAAATATACCAggcttaaaatatttatatgaaaatcaATTCTATACAAATACTACTAATTCACTTGTGGATACTCcgcaatatttttattcaagaaCCAAAAGAGTGCATGTCAGAGTGGTCTGTTCACCGGGCTGCACACAACACAATCTAGAGAAATGAAATCAtaacaattttcttttttgagtaAATAAATTCCATAGACTGCATCAGCCTCGCAACAGTTGTAGCTTCTCGTCATGACATTTTATGCTTGTAGCATCATTTCGTGTACCTctgtaaaacaaaatttccaCACTAAAGATTAAAGTGCTTAATAATAGGCCATCCTACAACCTCTGGTTtagctcttcttcttctttcgtTTCCTCGGGGAAGGGTGATTAGAATCAGGTGGTAGTTGCATGCTTGCAGCTATGAGATTTTGATTCAGACAAGAATGTTTAATCTATTTTCTTACTGGAAGATAATGATCACTCAACTTCTATGTTGCATCAAAGGATGCTGGAGTTCATTGCAGCTATATCCTTTTATAAATTAGTCGGACTAAAATGCCATCTTCAATCTTACATTTCAGAAAATGGTGTCTGCAATCATATGGATGCAGCTAATTCCCCGCAAGATATAATCATTCACATATATCAGTCCTGTCCGATGTGCTTGATCTTGTTCAGGTAGCTGTTGTTTGAGGCCATTGTCCGGAGTTAATCATTCTTCGTTGGTTTCTGATCCACAGTCAACAAATTAAGGGAATGATTCACCCTGAAATTAGAAAAGAAGGGGAAAATTAAGTGCAAGATACCAAAAGACGTAAAAATATATTGGTAAATGGAATTAATGTCCTCTTGCatcaagagaaagaaaagaaagtgagTAAAGGAAATAGACCATGGCTAATTATAGCCAGGGAAAGATATTGTCCAGCCTGAATAAGCCTGATGGGAGTCAATGGCGTCTCCAATCTCCTCTATATGGTTTTGGCAGTTATGTAGACAGTGTCTTTGGCTTATTCTTAAGACTAAAAACGGATCAACTGCTTAGTGCTCACATACTTGAGTTGGGTGAGTGAAAAGTGACGTGTAGAGAGCTGAATTGAGAAGCTGTAGTTAGTGACACATTCTCATAGATCACATCGAAACAGAAGATTATTTTGGAGTGACGGAAGGGCCTAGGAAATAAACCTTTGTAATTGTATCCAAGGCCGGCTTCCATGCATCATGAGTTATGATAATTAATATTTGGAAAGctgatttttctttcaaggAGATGCCTTTTGCCACTTTCAGATTTCTCAGTTTCAGCATTTGCGTGCTCATCCAGTCGCTTCTAGCGCTGTTAATTctgattttgttgttgaaCATTTTGCCATCGTCTCAGCATCTTTACTCGCTGTCCAGGTCGTACCCTTACGAGTACAAAATGAAAACCCAGAAGGGCGTGAGTTATTATGTTGAGTCAACAAAATTTGAGCAGAAATATCCTGCTAATAATCCTGATCGTGTGAGGTTTGAAGATCGTGTAAACTTTTTCCCGTCCTCTGAGCCTGTTTATTCAGTGTCCAGGTCGTATCCTTATGAGTACAAGTTCACAACACAGAAGGGTGTGAATTATTATGTGAGGTCAACGAAATTTGAGCAAGATTATCCACTTAATAGTCCTGAGCGTATAAAGATCGAGGAGCGTGTTGAGAGAGATTATTATTCAGTTTTGGCCCAGAATTGTAGGTTTGAGCTGCAGCGGCAGCAGTGGGGGTTTATTCGTGAGACGCCACATTGTGATTTGTTGCAGAAGTTTCAGTCGGCAGCTTAATGGCTTCCATTAAGGTCTTTTCCGTGTTcctgtattttttttttttccatttaggCTAGTAGTATTCTTTTAGTTTTAAGGGTTTAAAGGATGTGTGGTTGTTTGCTTGTTTGGATATTAGTTTAAGTGCAACAATTGTGAGCTTAGGCATGCATCGTCCATGGATATTGATTTAACTAAAGAATAATAAAGTGATTCTGATAGTGTCTATTTGCTATAAAAATGTAGATATTGAAGCATCTGGGTTTATATAGTTTGATACTTTGGTACTTAGTCATGCATATTGATATTGGTTTTCTAAAGTAACCTTATTGACAACAAGAGTATATGTTGTTAACTTTCATGATGGTAAAAATGTAAATGTGGTTCAGTTCGAGTTGAAGCAATTTCTGTTCTGTTTCTAAAATCTGCCCAAGTTCTTTCAAACTTCCTTCTGCTGCACAGTGAAAATAGGGcattcttctttcttaaaGCAGTTTTTTGCAGCGCTACATGCTACGTATGTTTTAGAATCATGTTTGTTGGTACTAGGGTGAGTATTAGGACTTTTCGAACCATTGGAAATAATGCCTCGTCTTTTCGTTTTGTTGCAAAGCTAGCCTTCTGTCTACCCTAGTTAAAAAAAGGgcggaagaagaaaaaggtagGGAAAACTAgtacatataaaataaactaCTTACCCCAGGAATTTGAGTCAAGCTGACTGATTCGACCTCAGAACAAAAACAGACTAAGACATACATTACTTACCCCAAGAATTTGAGTCAAGCTGACTGATTCGACCTCGGAACAAAAACAGCCTAAGACATACATTAAGCAGCTAGGAAACATATTCACAGCTAATACCCACCTATCAACGAAACTCCTTATCTTGCGTGTCCCTAATCAAGCCTACACCCTGctttatttttccttaaaagaACTCTTTGATTGGTGCTGCTCCATTCCAACCAAACTGCAATGAACAGATGATATATGAACCCAAGACTTATTATCTTGCTTTGATTTTTGACAAATTAAGGAAAGCTATGACTCTTTGTAATATCAGTACCTGGCATTCTTATAATCATTGGCACTAAGAGACAGCTTCTCCTATGAATGTTAAATGAGCAGAAACTTTTATGTTAACAATACTTACATCTAAtcttatgaatttttatttttcttttttgaaggGCCATATAATCCTATGATTTAATGTACCACAAACAAATCAATTCTTATTTCACTGCATGGTTATCTATATTACTCAAACATATGTAACTCAAACATGACAACAAGTTGGCTTTTTTCAAACTTTCAGATTTGAAACATCAACAAGggcatttttttatttgaaacgCATGGATAGTTACATTATCTACAAAGATGGAACTTAGCTGTTGTGGTTGCATGATCCTATGGTCTGCTCCTGGAGCAATCTGTGTATGGACCTCCTCTGCTTTTGGCTTATCTAATCTCTTGATTAGTTTTGCTTGACTTTAGAACTAGGCTGTTGTTTCATCATGCAACACCAGTATGGCATTAGTGGCCCATTTGTAGCAtactgatttttttatttcatttggtCCCATTAAATAAGAATCTTTACTGTCTTAGCCACAATTTTGAGCGTCATTGcttctcaaaagaaaaaaaattgagtgtCATTAGTTACCTGGGGGATACCCATCCGGTGTCAATTTCTAGAGTAGGTGAGGTAGAATTATTCTTTGTTGGTTAGCCTAATGAAGGAAGCGGATATCATAAGCAAGAGGGCAGATATATGTATAACATATTTATCAATCATCTGGAGATGAGATCAATACCTGTTGTCAATGCATGCACTGGTGTGCATGTTTGATGCTAATGAAAGTGGTGACAGAGATAACTTTTCCTTCATCTTAATATTAGCTAACAATGTACATTTGCGATGCAGGTGGGACACTAAACTAAAAGGACAACACTTTTCACCTTGCACTCTCTGCTTGGTGTGCTACTCAAAGACTGGCAACTGCACTGTGTATTGGATAATACTCATGGcaaaatctttttcaatttcatagTTAAGGTTCGTTGATCCTGCATCTAGAGTTCTCAGGCTTGCTAGTAGAGCATTAAGACCACATACTAAATTTTTTGGGGTATCGTTTAACGTGAGATGTTATACACCGAGAGTGATGTATGTCCAGAATATTGTCTGGAATGTTATAGGATACGGACCAAGCATTTTGATGTTAATGAAGTTATTTCCCCTATCCAAAAAGTTAAAGAAAGGTAAATGCAGTCTTTAATTTGAAAAGTTAGCATATCTTAAGGTCATCTATCCTCAAATTTCGTTTTctactataaaatgttaatctTGGTTGTAGCCGTGCCTTGATGAGAACGAGCAGTGGATTGTATCCGGTAGCATTTTTAGTTTCTGATATTCTGTTAGCACAAAGTTTCAGAGGTTTGGTGAATGCTGTCATGATGTTTCAAGCGAGTCGATGGTCTCTATAATTCCCCCTCGCTCCTAGCAAATGCTGGGCATGTATGATAATATGCAATCGAAAGACATCCTAATGCTATTATGACGGCAACATCAGGCTAGAAAAGTTTGTGGTGGATGTAGGCCTCGTGTGTCATGACCAGGGATATCAATGCCATCATGGTTAGAGTTTGTGAAACCCATAGCAAACTCTGTTTTAGGCATAGACCACATTTGGCCAACAATGAATCCACTTAAACATTGTGAGAGAAGAGAAATGGATGTTGAAGTTCCTGTTATGTATTAACCAACCCTTACAAGAATAGGCTTTTCAGTCAAGCAATAGAGGAATCCACGAGGGGTTCAGAGTTGGATTCATTTGAAATATACCAggcttaaaatatttatatgaaaatcaATTCTATACAAATACTACTAATTCACTTGTGGATACTCcgcaatatttttattcaagaaCCAAAAGAGTGCATGTCAGAGTGGTCTGTTCACCGGGCTGCACACAACACAATCTAGAGAAATGAAATCAtaacaattttcttttttgtgtaAATAAATTCCATAGACTGCATCAGCCTCGCAACAGTTGTAGCTTCTCGTCATGACATTTTATGCTTGTAGCTTCATTTCGTGTACCTCTGTAAAACAAAATTCCCAACTAAAGATTAAAGTGCTTAATGGGCCATCCTACAACCTCTGGTTTAGCtcgtcttcttctttcttttccttgggGAAGGGTGATTAGAATCAGGTGGTACTTGCATGCTTGCAGCTATGTGATTTTGATTCAGACAAGAATGTTTAATCTATTTTCTTACTGGAAGATAATGATCACTCAACTTCTATGTTGCATCAAAGGATGCTGGAGTTCATTGCAGTTATGTCCTTTTATAAATTAGTCGGACTAAAATGCCATCTTCAATCTTACATTTCAGAAAATGGTGTCTGCAATCATATGGATGCAGCTAATTCCCCGCAAGATATAATCATTCACATATATCAGTCCTGTCCGATGTGCTTGATCTTGTTCAGGTAGCTGTTGTTTGAGGCCATTGTCCGGAGTTAATCATTCTTGGTTGTTTTCTGATCCACCGTCAACAAATTAAGGGAATGATTCTCcctgaaaattgaaaaagaagggGGAAAAAATTTTGTGCAAGATCAAAAGACGTGAAATATATTGGTAAATGGTAATAATGTCCTCTTGCatcaagagaaagaaaagaaagtgagTAAAGGAAATAGACCATGGCTAATTATAGCCAGGGAAAGAAATTGTCCAGGCTAAATAGGCCTGATGGGAGTCAATAGTGTCTCCAATCTCCTCTATATGGTTTTAGCAGTTATATAGACAGTGTCTTTGGCTTATTCTTAAGAGTAAAAACGGATCAACTGCTTAGTACTCACATACTTGAGTCGGGTGAGTGAAAAGTGACGTGTAGAGAGCTGAATTGAGAAGCTGTAGTTTGTGACACATTCTCATAGATCACATCGAAACAGAAGATTATTTCGGAGTGACGCAAGGGCCTAGGAAATAAACCTTTGTAATTGTATCCAAGGCCGGCTTCCAGGCATCATGAGTTATGATAATTAATATTTGGaaagttgatttttctttcaaggAGATGCCTCTTGTGACTTCCAGATTTCTCAGTTTCAGCATTTGCGTGCTTATCCAGTCGCTTCTAGGGCTGTTAATTCTGATTTTGTTGTCGAACTTTTTGCCATCCTCTGAGCCTCTTTACTCGCTGTCCAGGTCGTACCCTTACGAGTACAAAATGAAAACCCTGAAGGGTGTGAgttattattttgagtcaaCAAAATTTGAGCAGAAATATCCTGCTAATAATCCTGATCGTGTAAGGTTTGAAGAGCGTGTTGAGAGGGATTATGTCTCTGTGTTAAGACAAAACTGTCGGATTGAGCCACAGCTGCAGCCGCGGGATCTGATTCCTGGGACACCACATTGTGATTTGTTGCACAAGTTTACGGCTGCTTGAGATGGCTTGAATTGAGGTACTTTCCATATTCATGTAGTACTTTGTTCTCTAAGTTTTTATATCATGTATGGTTGGAGATAACGTATTAATTCAAGAATAGCAAATAAGACCGTTATGAGCATATGCCTATTTTTCATTCCAATAGGGATGTTGAAATATCTCATTTTGCCGTTATATGTTTGTGGTGTTTTGTGCATATTGAGTTCTGCATTTGGCTATTCCTAGGACTAAACTCTGATCAATTGCTTTCATATACTTGGATGGGCCCTCTGCTAAGTAGAGATAAT from Theobroma cacao cultivar B97-61/B2 chromosome 9, Criollo_cocoa_genome_V2, whole genome shotgun sequence harbors:
- the LOC18588740 gene encoding ribosome biogenesis regulatory protein homolog; protein product: MEESKKPFQVDLGNLLAFNPFHSFPSVPTSRDELVTACLEEGTKLVQAVADSLFNLPSTEDVDGPLVKLPSPTTRLPREKHLPKPKPPTKWEEFAKKKGIKKHKKDKVVWDEQTGTWKRRYGYDRVNDDKDIPIIDAKMTDEPGVDPFAKRQDDKKKRVEKQEKNRLQNLKQAAKVGALPSHVQLAATALPITGTQVPPKKVTKDELGNVAGMAATSTASGGKFDRKFPGEKPAKKQGKHRKFLPVVEGSGIGSREKEQTENVLNKLISKHSHEILNVDKAVTMYNVKKEKKARNRKNQEGKSSSGSNKLKPKKQLHKKTAKKGSGSSKKGKAK
- the LOC18588741 gene encoding chaperone protein dnaJ 49 isoform X2 is translated as MDGNKDDALKCLKIGKEALDAGDRARALKFLNKARRLDPTLPIDNLLSAAAEKDSDDRPAPESPGSTKDPSGASHSKPSDQPSIRQRNPSTGSAASSSSSASYTEEQITIVKQIKKKKDYYDILGLEKTCSVEDVRKAYRKLSLKVHPDKNKAPGAEEAFKLVSKAFQCLSNEESRKKYDLVGSDEPVYERRASAYRGGGGNGFNGFYDTDFDADEIFRNFFFGGMPPATTQFRSFNFGPGMGARMGDHGSTGFNIRMLIQLLPVLVILLLNFLPSSEPVYSLSRSYPYEYKFTTQKGVNYYVRSTKFEQDYPLNSPERIKIEERVERDYYSVLAQNCRFELQRQQWGFIRETPHCDLLQKFQSAA
- the LOC18588741 gene encoding chaperone protein dnaJ 49 isoform X1 translates to MDGNKDDALKCLKIGKEALDAGDRARALKFLNKARRLDPTLPIDNLLSAAAEKDSDDRPAPESPGSTKDPSGASHSKPSDQPSIRQRNPSTGSAASSSSSASYTEEQITIVKQIKKKKDYYDILGLEKTCSVEDVRKAYRKLSLKVHPDKNKAPGAEEAFKLVSKAFQCLSNEESRKKYDLVGSDEPVYERRASAYRGGGGNGFNGFYDTDFDADEIFRNFFFGGMPPATTQFRSFNFGPGMGARMGDHGSTGFNIRMLIQLLPVLVILLLNFLPSSEPVYSLSRSYPYEYKFITQKGVNYYVRSTKFEQDYPLNSPERIKIEERVERDYYSVLAQNCRFELQRQQWGFIRETPHCDLLQKFQSAA